The Candidatus Pantoea soli genome window below encodes:
- a CDS encoding FUSC family protein, with protein sequence MPWFSKNAVFFAVKTCLAAFVALYLALELNLDRPAWALTTVFVASQLYSASTISKSLFRLLGTLLGGVFIFFIFPLTVAHPLLFSFCISLWVSVCLYLSLHDRTPKSYVFMLAGYSAAIMGFPEVTTPAGITSTVLSRIEEITLGIVCSSLVHGLLFPVSMRSLLEQSVSQWYLNGRKLCSDLLSGISGATSPERDAILTRMATNPQQVEILITHCVYEGDAARRLIRLVSVQYQHLSYLIPTLTAIEMRLQRLAARDITFPDYVAHSFRQFLIWLHDGEAVGDVIGIQLELSHCQDRVNAAWRSGELPLEHCLLLTGLLERLADFVRIAGAYQSVGDLVSDLSGDTTLARGKRTHRFFDKGLIRLSALTAFCATFGACLLWMVTGWRDGAAAPVMAAILSSFFASLDTPLTSMKLFVRGVIVAIVISVIYVALLLPQATSFEALILCLAPGLLLLGLMIARPASNMIGLSVAIQIPGFIGLGHHLKPDLVLLVNNAIASLSGVLLAVILTAIMRNKRPSWTARRAVRHGLRELLRFIKEIERTGSSLTARQRFISLMLDKVNVVLPRLHLDPQSDMRSAGMLLTEVWLGVNSFDYYVRHQALLSRYQLESGQMFHELSMFLKRRLKSLQAMPHADLQEELDMLLLLMAQLAPRDEQLLTPLFHLYSVRLYLFPQLAWPEPTPRQAERLQQHRYRLSA encoded by the coding sequence ATGCCGTGGTTTTCAAAAAACGCCGTTTTTTTTGCTGTAAAAACCTGTCTCGCTGCTTTTGTTGCCCTGTATCTGGCCCTGGAACTGAACCTGGATCGCCCCGCCTGGGCACTGACCACGGTGTTTGTTGCTTCTCAGCTCTATTCCGCCTCAACCATCTCAAAATCGCTGTTTCGTCTGCTGGGCACTCTGCTGGGCGGCGTGTTTATCTTTTTCATCTTTCCGCTTACGGTGGCGCATCCGCTGCTGTTCAGCTTCTGCATTTCGCTGTGGGTCAGCGTCTGCCTCTATTTATCCCTGCATGACCGCACGCCAAAAAGCTATGTGTTTATGCTGGCCGGTTACAGCGCGGCGATCATGGGTTTTCCGGAGGTCACTACGCCCGCCGGCATTACCAGCACCGTGCTGTCGCGGATAGAAGAGATTACGCTGGGGATTGTCTGCAGCAGTCTGGTACACGGCTTGCTGTTTCCGGTTTCCATGCGCAGCCTGCTGGAACAAAGCGTCAGCCAGTGGTATCTCAACGGACGCAAACTGTGCAGCGATCTGCTCAGCGGGATTTCCGGCGCCACGTCGCCGGAGCGCGACGCGATCCTGACCCGTATGGCCACCAACCCGCAGCAGGTGGAAATCCTGATCACCCACTGCGTGTATGAAGGGGATGCCGCGCGGCGGCTCATCCGCCTGGTCAGCGTGCAGTATCAGCACCTCTCGTACCTGATTCCAACGCTGACAGCCATTGAAATGCGTTTGCAGCGGCTGGCGGCGCGGGACATCACGTTTCCGGATTATGTGGCGCACAGCTTCCGGCAGTTTCTGATCTGGCTGCACGATGGCGAAGCCGTGGGGGATGTGATTGGCATTCAGCTGGAGCTGAGTCACTGCCAGGATCGCGTCAACGCCGCCTGGCGCAGCGGCGAACTGCCGCTGGAACACTGCCTGTTGCTGACGGGGCTGCTGGAGCGACTGGCAGATTTTGTCCGCATCGCCGGCGCGTATCAGAGCGTGGGCGACCTGGTGAGCGATTTGTCAGGCGACACCACGCTGGCACGCGGCAAACGCACGCACCGTTTCTTTGACAAAGGGTTGATTCGGCTGTCAGCGCTGACGGCGTTTTGCGCCACCTTTGGCGCCTGCCTGCTGTGGATGGTGACCGGCTGGCGTGACGGTGCCGCTGCGCCAGTGATGGCGGCGATCCTCAGCTCTTTTTTTGCCAGTCTGGATACGCCGCTCACCTCCATGAAGCTGTTTGTGCGTGGCGTGATCGTCGCCATTGTTATCAGCGTGATTTACGTGGCGCTGCTGCTGCCGCAGGCTACCTCGTTTGAGGCGCTGATACTGTGTCTGGCACCGGGCCTGCTGCTGCTGGGACTGATGATTGCCCGTCCGGCCAGCAATATGATTGGCCTGAGCGTAGCGATTCAAATCCCCGGTTTTATCGGGCTCGGCCATCATCTGAAGCCGGATTTGGTGCTGCTGGTAAACAACGCCATTGCCTCGCTGAGCGGGGTGCTGCTGGCGGTGATCCTCACCGCGATCATGCGCAACAAGCGTCCGTCGTGGACCGCGCGTCGCGCAGTGCGGCACGGCCTGCGTGAACTGCTGCGCTTCATCAAAGAGATTGAGCGCACCGGTTCCTCCCTCACGGCCCGGCAGCGCTTTATCAGCCTGATGCTGGACAAAGTTAACGTGGTGCTGCCGCGTCTGCACCTCGATCCGCAGTCGGATATGCGCTCTGCCGGCATGCTGCTCACCGAGGTGTGGCTGGGCGTCAACAGCTTCGACTATTACGTGCGCCATCAGGCGCTGCTCAGCCGCTATCAGCTGGAGAGCGGACAGATGTTTCATGAACTGAGCATGTTTCTGAAGCGACGTCTGAAATCGCTGCAGGCGATGCCGCACGCCGACCTGCAGGAGGAGCTGGATATGTTGCTGCTGCTGATGGCACAGCTGGCACCGCGCGACGAACAGCTGCTGACGCCGCTGTTTCACCTCTACAGCGTGCGGCTGTATTTATTTCCGCAGCTGGCCTGGCCTGAGCCCACGCCGCGCCAGGCCGAGCGGCTGCAGCAGCACCGTTACCGGCTCAGCGCTTAG
- a CDS encoding YbhB/YbcL family Raf kinase inhibitor-like protein, with product MRTFKRGLLLALLPVSAFAAPVFTLQSPDFQDGGMLEKAFAGNKPGNAACTGENVSPALKWSGAPAGTRSFALLITDPVGAKGLGVTHMVAYNIAASRSAFARGALTQGTGYTGGRNTPGTAHYYGPCPPAGSGMHHYNFVLIATDLPADQLPAGLTQDELVSKLRGHALAGATRVGRFTNDN from the coding sequence ATGAGAACGTTCAAACGTGGGCTGCTGCTGGCGCTGCTGCCGGTTTCAGCCTTCGCGGCACCGGTATTTACGCTGCAATCGCCGGATTTTCAGGATGGCGGCATGCTGGAGAAGGCCTTTGCCGGCAACAAACCGGGGAATGCGGCCTGCACCGGGGAGAATGTCTCACCGGCGCTGAAATGGTCCGGCGCGCCCGCCGGCACCCGCAGTTTTGCCCTGCTGATAACCGATCCGGTCGGGGCAAAAGGGCTGGGGGTAACGCACATGGTGGCCTATAACATCGCCGCCAGCCGCAGTGCGTTTGCCCGGGGCGCGCTGACGCAGGGTACCGGCTACACCGGCGGCCGGAACACGCCGGGCACCGCACACTATTACGGCCCTTGTCCGCCTGCCGGCAGCGGCATGCATCACTACAATTTTGTGCTGATCGCCACCGATCTCCCCGCCGATCAGCTTCCGGCCGGGCTGACGCAGGATGAACTGGTCAGCAAGCTCAGGGGGCACGCGCTGGCCGGGGCGACGCGGGTCGGGCGTTTCACCAACGATAACTGA
- a CDS encoding glycoside hydrolase family 2 protein, which yields MKQATLSLMLVCCAPVLAAPVVSPVSWSLAGPWKVHDANQPAPDNGRLPGTGWRTLPVPANWYAAGYDHQGALWYRRAFSLPALSPQQRVTLEMDGVDYFADVWLNGRALGHHEGYFQRFSVDLTDSLRRHNQLTIRVDSPLEDVHKEWPLRKNLMKGILNQHDSRPGGAWSPQGQDANSGGIWAPVRLRVSRGATIDTLILRPDWSQGLSQPQLRAELVYRAPADAHASLSVQATPANFTGQRFTLRQRVKLKATGSKAQRLSVTLPMPQARLWWPVGYGKPHLYRVSATLSDARGVMDRRSSVTGLRKVDALADNQGWRVNDQRVFIRGTNYIGSPWLSTMNADRYRRDLTLVKQMNANAIRVHGHVAGRPLYQVADELGIMIWQDVPLQWGYNDSDAFADNAVQQTRDMVEQFGNSPAIIVWGGQNEPPFNSPWMEKRFPDWHNNLNRKLTDRVAATLAEDKSRIVHPFSAVEEHYWAGWYFGTLEKLLEPAKTATVTEFGAQALPRLATLKTIIPRSDWWPATTEPGDVKWTRWKYHNFQPIQTFKNAGIARGETMESFITNTQRYQAQLVALAAESYRRQRFQPVTALFQFMFVETWPSINWGVVDYLRQPKQGYYALQQAYQPLLPSIDPHTLQWKAGQPGQISLWIINDRPRAFAGSTLVWTVKQGNRVLADDRQPVNIAADSGRKIVDLPVSPVDRTPLRIDAKIVDGGGRVLSANTLQLAVSP from the coding sequence ATGAAACAGGCTACGTTGTCCCTGATGCTGGTCTGCTGCGCCCCGGTGCTGGCCGCGCCGGTGGTGTCGCCGGTCAGCTGGTCGCTGGCGGGGCCGTGGAAAGTTCACGATGCGAATCAGCCGGCACCCGACAACGGGCGTCTGCCGGGCACCGGCTGGCGCACCCTGCCGGTGCCGGCCAACTGGTATGCCGCCGGTTATGACCATCAGGGCGCGCTCTGGTACCGGCGGGCATTTTCGTTACCCGCCCTGTCGCCGCAGCAGCGCGTCACACTGGAGATGGATGGCGTCGATTACTTTGCCGATGTGTGGCTGAATGGCCGCGCGCTGGGACACCATGAGGGGTATTTTCAGCGCTTTAGCGTGGATCTCACCGACAGCCTGCGCCGCCATAATCAGCTGACCATTCGCGTGGACAGCCCGCTGGAAGATGTGCACAAAGAGTGGCCGCTGCGCAAGAATCTGATGAAGGGCATACTTAACCAGCACGATTCCCGTCCCGGTGGTGCCTGGTCGCCGCAGGGACAGGATGCCAACTCCGGTGGCATCTGGGCGCCGGTGCGGTTGCGCGTCAGCCGTGGTGCCACCATCGATACGCTGATTCTGCGGCCCGACTGGTCGCAGGGGTTATCGCAGCCGCAGCTGCGCGCCGAACTGGTTTATCGCGCCCCCGCCGATGCGCACGCCTCCCTGAGCGTGCAGGCAACGCCGGCCAATTTCACCGGCCAGCGGTTTACCCTGCGCCAGCGGGTGAAACTGAAGGCCACCGGCAGCAAAGCACAGCGGCTGAGCGTCACGCTGCCGATGCCACAGGCGCGCCTGTGGTGGCCGGTGGGCTATGGCAAACCGCATCTTTATCGGGTCAGCGCGACGCTCAGCGACGCCCGGGGCGTGATGGATCGCCGCAGCAGCGTGACCGGGCTGCGCAAAGTCGACGCGCTGGCTGACAATCAGGGCTGGCGGGTGAACGATCAGCGGGTGTTCATCAGAGGCACCAATTACATCGGCTCGCCCTGGCTCAGCACCATGAATGCCGACCGCTACCGGCGCGATTTGACGCTGGTAAAACAGATGAATGCCAACGCCATTCGCGTGCACGGTCACGTGGCCGGTCGCCCGCTGTATCAGGTGGCGGATGAGCTGGGCATCATGATCTGGCAGGATGTGCCGCTGCAGTGGGGCTATAACGATTCAGACGCCTTTGCGGATAACGCGGTACAGCAGACGCGGGACATGGTGGAGCAGTTCGGCAACTCGCCGGCGATTATCGTGTGGGGCGGCCAGAACGAACCGCCGTTTAACTCGCCGTGGATGGAGAAGCGTTTTCCCGACTGGCATAACAATCTCAACCGCAAGCTGACCGATCGGGTGGCAGCAACGCTGGCAGAAGACAAGAGCCGCATTGTGCATCCGTTCTCTGCCGTTGAGGAGCACTACTGGGCGGGCTGGTATTTTGGCACCCTGGAGAAATTACTGGAGCCTGCCAAAACCGCCACCGTGACGGAATTTGGCGCCCAGGCCCTGCCGCGCCTCGCCACGCTGAAGACCATCATCCCGCGCAGCGACTGGTGGCCGGCCACCACCGAGCCCGGCGATGTGAAGTGGACCCGCTGGAAATACCATAACTTTCAGCCTATCCAGACGTTTAAAAACGCCGGGATCGCCCGCGGCGAAACGATGGAGAGTTTTATCACCAACACCCAGCGCTATCAGGCGCAGCTGGTTGCGCTGGCTGCGGAGAGCTACCGGCGTCAGCGTTTCCAGCCGGTAACGGCGCTGTTCCAGTTTATGTTTGTCGAAACCTGGCCCTCCATCAACTGGGGCGTGGTGGATTATCTGCGGCAGCCCAAACAGGGCTATTACGCCCTGCAGCAGGCTTATCAGCCGCTGCTGCCGTCGATCGACCCGCACACGCTGCAGTGGAAAGCCGGCCAGCCCGGACAGATCTCGCTGTGGATCATCAACGATCGCCCGCGCGCTTTTGCTGGCAGCACGCTGGTGTGGACGGTCAAACAGGGCAACCGGGTGCTGGCTGACGATCGCCAGCCGGTCAATATCGCTGCGGATTCCGGCCGCAAAATTGTCGATCTGCCGGTGTCGCCGGTTGACCGTACGCCGCTCCGGATTGATGCGAAGATTGTTGACGGCGGCGGCCGGGTGTTATCGGCCAATACGCTGCAGCTGGCGGTCAGTCCGTAA
- a CDS encoding purine-cytosine permease family protein: MSADSTAAAQAGREKQRLSETRSIDYIPLNERHGHPISQFTLWFGGNLQITAIVTGALTVVLGGDVVWSIIGLLVGQIAGAAIMALHAIQGPRLGLPQMITSRMQFGVLGAVIPLVLVCIMYVGFSASGTVLAGQALAKLVHVSNAAGMILFSALIMVIAVLGYRVIHQLGKIASAIGVLAFLYLFITLLSTHDLAAVWQNRHFTPASFLLAVSLASSWQIAFCPYVSDYSRYLPADVSAPRLFSCVFFGTVLGTQASMTLGVLVAAIAGSAFAGNEVGYIVSLGSSATMAMVIYFAICFGKITFTTLNAYGSFMSLSTIVSGFRQQSAISRRGRILFVVLMVSLACAIALISEPAFLKSFTHFLLFLLAFFVPWSAISLTDFYLITRGKVDIPALSRADGRYGRWNWPGIVTYFLGVLVQLPFIDNPIHHGSLTWLFAGNDVSWIIGWVVTALLWLGARGLDRRGTLSHSVYPPA; encoded by the coding sequence ATGTCAGCCGACTCTACTGCCGCAGCACAGGCAGGCCGGGAAAAACAGCGCCTGTCTGAAACCCGTTCCATTGATTACATTCCGCTTAATGAACGCCACGGCCATCCCATCAGCCAGTTTACGCTGTGGTTTGGTGGCAACCTGCAGATTACCGCCATCGTCACCGGCGCGCTGACCGTGGTGCTGGGCGGCGATGTAGTGTGGTCGATTATCGGCCTGCTGGTGGGCCAGATCGCGGGGGCGGCGATTATGGCGCTGCACGCCATTCAGGGGCCGCGCCTGGGATTGCCGCAGATGATCACCAGCCGCATGCAGTTTGGCGTGCTGGGGGCGGTGATCCCGCTGGTGCTGGTGTGCATCATGTATGTCGGCTTTTCTGCCAGCGGCACGGTGCTGGCCGGCCAGGCGCTGGCTAAGCTGGTTCACGTCAGCAATGCCGCCGGGATGATACTGTTCAGCGCGCTGATTATGGTGATTGCGGTGCTGGGGTATCGCGTAATCCATCAGCTGGGCAAAATCGCCAGCGCGATCGGCGTGCTTGCCTTTCTCTACCTGTTTATCACCCTGCTCTCCACGCACGATCTGGCGGCGGTCTGGCAGAACCGGCACTTCACGCCCGCCAGTTTCCTGCTGGCGGTGTCGCTCGCGTCGTCGTGGCAAATTGCTTTCTGCCCCTATGTGTCAGACTATTCACGCTACCTGCCCGCCGATGTCAGCGCGCCGCGCCTGTTCAGCTGCGTTTTCTTTGGCACCGTGCTGGGCACGCAGGCCTCCATGACGCTGGGCGTGCTGGTGGCGGCCATCGCTGGCAGCGCCTTTGCCGGCAATGAAGTGGGCTACATCGTCAGCCTTGGCAGCAGCGCGACGATGGCTATGGTGATCTACTTTGCTATCTGCTTCGGCAAAATTACCTTTACCACGCTCAACGCCTACGGCAGCTTTATGTCGCTTTCCACCATCGTTTCCGGCTTTCGCCAGCAGTCCGCCATCAGCCGCCGCGGCCGCATCCTGTTTGTGGTGCTGATGGTGTCGCTGGCCTGCGCGATAGCGCTCATCAGCGAGCCGGCCTTCCTGAAATCCTTTACCCATTTCCTGCTGTTTCTGCTGGCTTTTTTTGTCCCGTGGAGCGCCATCAGCCTGACCGATTTTTATCTGATCACCCGCGGCAAGGTGGATATCCCTGCGCTCTCGCGAGCGGATGGCCGCTACGGACGCTGGAACTGGCCGGGCATCGTGACCTATTTTCTTGGCGTGCTGGTGCAGCTGCCGTTTATCGATAACCCGATTCATCACGGTTCACTGACGTGGCTGTTTGCCGGTAACGATGTCTCCTGGATCATTGGCTGGGTGGTCACCGCGCTGCTGTGGCTGGGCGCGCGCGGGCTGGATCGCCGCGGTACACTTAGCCACTCCGTCTATCCGCCGGCATAA
- a CDS encoding ATP-dependent helicase: MPASSLSLFTPATQHWFRQTFTRPTPVQQDAWRAIASGQHCLVIAPTGSGKTLAAFLYAIDALFRERSAGETVPRSHKTRILYLSPVKALAADVQRNLQLPLAGVQAQRQLAGEAAITLEVGMRSGDTRSADRARLLRRPPDILITTPESLFLMLTSKARDTLRGISTVIVDEVHAVAGSKRGSHLALSLERLDALLAAPAQRIGLSATVRPPEAVARYLGGAGETRIVNPAAERPLQLTITVPVSDMTDIAARPDARAAGEGAQSTGSIWPHIEAGILAEVLRHRATLVFANSRGLAEKLTARLNELYARQHGEAARPPAAAYSSFSCGTGQRADAPAPLLARSHHGSVSKEQRLAIETALKQGTLRCVVATSSLELGIDMGDIDLVIQVGAPPSVASGLQRVGRAGHQVGGTPKGIIWPRTRRDLLDATVTAQAMLDGALDPIALPRNPLDILAQHTVAAAAMETLDVESWYQQVTRAEPFQTLPRHVFTAVLDMLAGRYPSDAFASLRPHLIWDRQNNTLRGRPGAQHLAVTSGGTIPDRGMFSVMLPEGEEQAGARRVGELDEEMVYESRVNDIITLGATSWRIQQITHDQVVVVPAPGRSARLPFWHGESAGRPATLGAAIGRFLRETAGAPSFVSAIADANAQHNLRTLMEEQIAATGTLPTDRTLVLERCRDENGDWRVILHSPYGQRVHAPWALAIADRLGRQLGLDPAVVASDDGIVARFPASEGREPDAALFLFQPDALQRTVSAAIGHSALFAARFRECAARALLLPRRNPGQRSPLWQQRLRASELLAVARQFDDFPILIETARECLQDVYDLPALHQLMARLQQGEIQLVEVTTQTPSPFAAPLLFGYVAEFMYASDAPQAERRASMLALDSNLLRDLLGQAEMHTLLTPAVVTRVDQELQRVAPDYQATQVEALVDMLRQLGPLSEAELKARYAGDPLNTDAFDALLQAQRLIRVCIAGEPRLAVVEDAVRLQDALGVAIPPGLPAALLQPVPQPLEDLLHRYVRSHAVSTSQQIAARFGLGRAVVDATLETLRQQDRVLKGDFLPSPSDSSSQWVATPVFRRLRVRSLQAARDATRPVSQSAYVSFLLARHGLIGEASAAPAAGVFSGSHGVLRVIEQLAGVALPASLWETQILPSRVHDYQPAMLDELLASGEVIWCGHRARSEREGLVSLHLSEYAGETLPPLNAGQPVTLSPMQQAILAVLQDGGGWFVRQLVPRVAEQLQQTPDPTELYQAMWELVWCGWLTQDTWAALRHLTSRSAARPRPSRPPRHRHSRASFAARQDAAPGLTLNSMAGRWSRVVRPALAETERALALTENMLDRFGVITRGAAIAEQIPGGFPALQPVLRGLEDAGRLLRGRFVAGMGAAQFADNPTIERLRQAGSGAPARHAPVALSVLDPANPFGAQLPWPLSRGGVRPPRRAGALLVLADGAPVLCLPPGGKALLTFGDALSDEALYAAVLALGQALKREKTLRITLERIDDQPIGQSPLAGALKAAGFSREPKGYSWYG; the protein is encoded by the coding sequence ATGCCTGCGTCATCGTTATCATTATTCACCCCCGCCACACAGCACTGGTTTCGCCAGACATTTACCCGCCCGACGCCGGTGCAGCAGGACGCGTGGCGCGCTATCGCCAGCGGCCAGCATTGTCTGGTGATCGCCCCGACCGGCTCAGGTAAAACGCTGGCGGCGTTTCTGTATGCGATTGACGCGCTGTTTCGCGAGCGCAGCGCCGGTGAAACGGTGCCGCGCAGCCATAAAACGCGCATCCTCTATCTCTCGCCGGTCAAAGCGCTGGCGGCGGATGTGCAGCGTAACCTGCAGCTGCCGCTGGCGGGTGTACAGGCGCAGCGGCAGCTGGCCGGTGAAGCGGCGATAACGCTGGAGGTTGGTATGCGATCCGGCGATACGCGCAGCGCTGACCGCGCCAGGCTGCTGCGCCGCCCGCCGGATATTCTGATCACCACCCCGGAATCGCTGTTTCTGATGCTGACGTCGAAAGCGCGCGATACGCTGCGCGGTATCTCGACGGTGATTGTCGATGAAGTGCACGCCGTCGCCGGCAGTAAACGGGGATCGCATCTGGCGCTCAGCCTGGAACGACTGGATGCACTGCTGGCCGCCCCGGCACAGCGCATCGGACTCTCTGCCACGGTGCGCCCGCCGGAAGCGGTCGCCCGCTATCTGGGCGGCGCCGGCGAAACGCGCATCGTTAACCCGGCCGCAGAGCGGCCGCTGCAGCTGACCATTACCGTGCCGGTGAGCGATATGACAGATATCGCCGCGCGTCCGGATGCGCGCGCCGCCGGCGAAGGCGCGCAGAGCACGGGCTCGATCTGGCCGCACATTGAAGCCGGGATTCTGGCCGAGGTGCTGCGTCACCGCGCCACGCTGGTATTTGCCAATTCACGCGGGCTGGCCGAAAAACTCACCGCCCGGCTCAACGAACTGTATGCCCGCCAGCACGGCGAAGCCGCACGGCCGCCCGCCGCGGCTTACAGCTCCTTCAGCTGCGGCACCGGACAGCGTGCCGACGCCCCGGCCCCGCTGCTGGCGCGCTCGCATCATGGCTCGGTCTCCAAAGAGCAGCGGCTGGCGATTGAAACCGCACTCAAACAGGGCACGCTGCGCTGCGTGGTGGCCACCTCCAGCCTGGAGCTGGGCATTGATATGGGCGATATCGATCTGGTGATTCAGGTGGGGGCGCCGCCGTCGGTGGCCAGCGGCCTGCAGCGCGTCGGCCGCGCCGGTCATCAGGTGGGCGGCACGCCAAAAGGCATTATCTGGCCGCGCACCCGACGCGATCTGCTGGACGCAACGGTGACGGCGCAGGCGATGCTTGACGGCGCGCTGGACCCGATTGCCCTGCCGCGCAATCCGCTGGATATCCTGGCGCAGCACACCGTAGCCGCCGCCGCGATGGAGACGCTGGACGTAGAGAGCTGGTATCAGCAGGTCACGCGTGCGGAACCGTTCCAAACGTTACCGCGTCACGTTTTTACCGCGGTGCTGGATATGCTGGCCGGGCGCTATCCCTCTGATGCCTTTGCCAGCCTCCGGCCGCACCTGATCTGGGACCGGCAAAACAACACCCTGCGCGGTCGCCCCGGCGCACAGCATCTGGCGGTCACCAGCGGTGGCACCATTCCGGATCGCGGCATGTTCAGCGTTATGCTGCCGGAAGGCGAAGAACAGGCCGGTGCGCGCCGCGTCGGTGAACTGGACGAAGAGATGGTGTATGAATCGCGGGTCAACGACATCATTACCCTCGGTGCCACCTCATGGCGGATTCAGCAGATCACCCACGATCAGGTTGTGGTGGTACCGGCACCGGGCCGCTCCGCCCGCCTGCCGTTCTGGCACGGCGAGAGCGCCGGCCGGCCGGCCACGCTTGGCGCCGCCATCGGGCGTTTTCTGCGCGAGACCGCCGGTGCGCCGTCGTTTGTCAGCGCTATTGCCGATGCGAACGCGCAGCACAACCTCAGGACGCTGATGGAGGAGCAGATCGCCGCCACCGGCACGTTGCCAACGGATCGCACGCTGGTGCTGGAGCGCTGCCGTGATGAAAACGGCGACTGGCGCGTGATCCTGCACTCGCCGTATGGCCAGCGCGTACATGCCCCCTGGGCGCTGGCGATAGCCGACCGCCTTGGTCGCCAGCTCGGCCTCGATCCGGCGGTGGTGGCCAGCGATGACGGCATCGTTGCGCGTTTTCCGGCCAGCGAGGGCCGGGAGCCGGATGCCGCGCTGTTTCTGTTCCAGCCGGATGCGTTGCAGCGCACGGTCAGTGCGGCGATTGGACACTCGGCCCTGTTTGCCGCCCGCTTTCGTGAGTGCGCTGCCCGCGCCCTGCTGCTGCCGCGCCGCAATCCGGGCCAGCGTTCGCCGCTCTGGCAGCAGCGGCTGCGCGCCAGCGAGCTGCTGGCGGTGGCGCGTCAGTTTGATGATTTCCCGATCCTGATTGAAACCGCGCGTGAATGCCTGCAGGACGTGTACGATCTGCCGGCGCTGCACCAGCTGATGGCGCGCCTGCAGCAGGGTGAGATTCAGCTGGTGGAGGTCACCACGCAGACCCCGTCGCCGTTTGCCGCGCCGCTGCTGTTCGGCTATGTGGCAGAATTTATGTATGCCAGCGATGCGCCTCAGGCTGAACGCCGCGCCTCAATGCTGGCGCTGGACAGCAATCTGCTGCGCGATCTGCTGGGCCAGGCGGAGATGCACACGCTGCTGACGCCCGCGGTGGTAACGCGAGTCGATCAGGAGCTGCAGCGCGTGGCGCCGGACTATCAGGCCACGCAGGTCGAAGCGCTGGTGGATATGCTGCGCCAGCTTGGCCCGCTGAGTGAAGCCGAGCTGAAAGCGCGCTATGCCGGCGACCCGCTGAACACAGACGCCTTCGACGCGCTGCTGCAGGCACAGCGCCTGATCCGCGTCTGCATCGCCGGTGAGCCCCGACTGGCGGTGGTGGAAGACGCCGTGCGCCTGCAGGATGCGCTGGGCGTGGCGATCCCGCCCGGCTTGCCCGCAGCGCTGTTGCAGCCGGTGCCGCAGCCGCTGGAGGATCTGCTGCACCGCTACGTGCGCAGCCATGCCGTCTCCACCAGCCAGCAGATAGCCGCCCGCTTCGGCCTCGGGCGCGCCGTGGTAGACGCGACGCTGGAGACTCTGCGCCAGCAGGACCGCGTCCTGAAAGGGGATTTTCTGCCGTCACCGTCCGACAGCAGCAGCCAGTGGGTGGCCACGCCGGTGTTCCGCCGTTTGCGCGTGCGTTCGCTGCAGGCGGCGCGCGATGCCACCCGGCCGGTCAGCCAGTCTGCCTATGTCAGCTTTCTGCTGGCGCGCCACGGCCTGATCGGCGAGGCCAGCGCTGCGCCGGCCGCAGGCGTATTTTCAGGAAGCCACGGCGTACTGCGCGTGATTGAACAGCTGGCGGGCGTGGCCCTGCCGGCGTCGCTGTGGGAAACGCAGATTTTGCCGTCCCGCGTGCACGATTATCAGCCGGCGATGCTGGATGAGCTGCTCGCCTCCGGCGAGGTCATCTGGTGCGGTCACCGCGCCCGCAGCGAGCGTGAGGGGCTGGTTTCGCTGCACCTCAGCGAGTATGCCGGCGAGACGCTGCCGCCATTGAATGCGGGCCAGCCGGTGACGTTGTCACCCATGCAGCAGGCGATTCTCGCTGTGCTGCAGGATGGCGGCGGCTGGTTTGTGCGGCAGCTGGTGCCGCGTGTGGCTGAGCAGCTCCAGCAGACGCCGGACCCCACTGAACTGTATCAGGCGATGTGGGAGCTGGTGTGGTGCGGCTGGCTGACGCAGGATACCTGGGCGGCGCTGCGGCATCTGACTTCACGCAGCGCCGCCCGCCCGCGCCCCAGCCGCCCGCCCCGCCATCGTCACAGCCGGGCCAGCTTCGCCGCGCGTCAGGACGCGGCGCCGGGTCTGACGCTGAACAGCATGGCCGGACGCTGGTCGCGGGTGGTGCGGCCGGCACTGGCAGAAACGGAACGGGCGCTGGCGCTGACGGAAAATATGCTGGACCGCTTCGGCGTGATCACGCGCGGCGCGGCCATCGCTGAGCAGATCCCCGGCGGTTTTCCGGCCCTGCAGCCGGTACTGCGCGGCCTGGAAGATGCCGGACGTCTGCTGCGCGGCCGCTTTGTCGCGGGCATGGGCGCGGCGCAGTTTGCCGATAACCCGACAATTGAGCGGCTGCGACAGGCTGGCAGCGGTGCGCCAGCGCGGCACGCGCCGGTAGCGCTTTCGGTGCTCGATCCGGCAAATCCCTTTGGGGCCCAGCTGCCGTGGCCGCTGAGCCGCGGCGGCGTGCGTCCCCCGCGTCGCGCCGGGGCGCTGCTGGTACTGGCTGACGGCGCGCCGGTGCTCTGTCTGCCGCCGGGCGGCAAAGCGCTGCTGACATTTGGTGATGCGCTGAGTGACGAGGCGCTGTACGCCGCCGTGCTGGCGCTGGGCCAGGCGCTGAAACGGGAGAAAACCCTGCGGATCACGCTGGAGCGCATTGACGACCAGCCCATCGGCCAGTCGCCGCTTGCCGGCGCGCTGAAGGCCGCCGGATTCTCCCGTGAGCCAAAAGGCTACAGCTGGTACGGCTAA